GGATCTTACATATTATTGCTACCATTGCTATATAGATTCCTAACTATTCAAGGAGACCATGTATATACTATATACAATCCATTCGTTTGGCTAGTATCATAATGAATATAGCAAATGTTTCAGCAGAACACCATAACAGAAATTCACAAAGTACAGATacaatatataacttttacaTCAGCACTATAAGCAAGCCTTATTATTCCTGTTGTCAAATTATGGTATGCTCATGCCTAGGAAAAGATAACTTCATCTAGATTAAGAAGATAACTAACACCAAAATTTTACCCTAGATAAACTAGGAAACTTCTCAGACGCATATTTAAAGATAGCACTGAGTAAGAACCTGTATGATAACCCATCTACGATCATGCCCTTAGGCAGCTCCATCTCACTGAGATATCTACATTTGGAACAAGAAGCATATTCGAACTGCCTAGCTGGCTCACATTCATAGCAGATCATCCTCTGCTAGCTGTTAATGTTGTGCCCATTGGATCTGCTTAATATCAATCCCTTCCTTGACCATCTCGTACAGCGGACTCATTTCCCTCAACTTCTCAACCTGCTGGACTGTAAGCTCAATAGCCCTATCAATCTCTGCCTCAGTGGTAAACCTCCCAATCCCAAACCTAATTGAAGTATGTGCCATATCCTCATCGACTCCCAATGCTCTCAACACATATGAAGGCTCCAAACTCGCACTGGTACAAGCACTCCCACTTGACACAGCCACATCCTTCAATCCCATCAATAAACTCTCCCCTTCAACATAGGCAaaagaaatattcaaattcCCAGCATAACGTCTCTCAACACTTCCATTCACCACAACCCCATCAAGTTTCTCCTTAATTCCATTCAACAACCTCTCTTGCAAATCTCTAATTCTCTTATCATCATATCCCATCTCTTTCTTGGCCAATTCACAGGCGGCACCCATACCAACAACCAAAGGGGTAGGGACTGTCCCGCTCCTAATCCCTCTCTCTTGTCCACCGCCATTCATTTGTGGCTCAACTCGAATCCTTGGCCTCCTCCGCATATACAAAGCACCAATGCCTTTCGGACCATAAATCTTATGTCCACTCAAAGACATTAAGCTAACATTCCATTTATCCACATCAATGGGAATCTTTCCCAAAGCTTGGGCGGCATCAGTGTGAAACGGGACTTTAAATTCCTTACAAATTTTACCAATTTCCTCCATCGGTTGAATCACACCAATCTCATTGTTCACCGCCATAACAGAAACAAGCCCAGTATCAGCTCTAATTGCATTTCTTAATTTCTCTAAATCAACAATACCGTCATTTTTCACAGGTAAATAAGTTACCTCAAAACCCTCCTGTTGTAAATAACGGCAAGAATCCAATACGCACTTATGCTCCGTCTGTGTTGTTATCACATGccgtttcttttctttgtaaaaCTTCATTACTCctttaattgatatattattcGACTCCGTTGCTCCCGATGTAAAAACGATTTCTTTAGGCGACGCGCCGATTAAATCGGCGACCTGGGAACGGGCGGTCTCGACGGCAGAATCTGACTCCCAGCCGTATAGGTGAGTTCGCGAGTGAGGGTTACCGTAACGCGCGAGATAATAGGGAAGCATAGCGTCTAAAACCCTAGGGTCTACTGGTGATGTGGCTTGCATATCTAGGTATAGAGGTCTGGCAGAAATTTTCAAGCCTTTTACTGTTACGATTTCTTCATTGTCATATGGTGAGGTAACGGTGGCGGCTGCTGCGGCGCTGGTGGAGAGGTGGCGGCTGCTGGTGGTTTTAGAAATGGCACGGCGGACGGTGGAAGCTAGAAGCTTCGaggccattttttttttttctttcggTTGGGTTTTgcgatatttttattttgttcttttatttctatttatggAGACTCCGAAGGGAATTCTAGGGTCACCGACTAGTGGGGACATATGGGGACACGTGGTGTGTTTCTAGCCTCAAAGGCGTAATGTTTTGATTCATCTTTGCTGGGAGTTAATTTAATGATGCGataatgattattaattaagagGTGAATTTGAGAATAAACGACGACGTGGTGATGTTGTTTCTCTCTATACGACACCGTTTATATGGCTTTGAATGATGGTAGAGAAGGAGTGGGTTTGAGTAAAACCgaaaaccttttctttttattagatGAAAAGCAcgtatatataaagaaatcgGCATTTCTGGCTTTTCAATCAGTACGCTTCAGTTTCCTTTATCAGATCCAATCTAAGTAGAAAGTTTCGGCAATTTCACCAGAAAGATCAAAGTCTGTTTATTTTTGGGCACATTGTGATCttcaaatagaaaaacaaaaaaagtctGCTTTTTGCAGTTATTGAAGATTCAGGTGCCtctgtttcc
The sequence above is drawn from the Ricinus communis isolate WT05 ecotype wild-type chromosome 7, ASM1957865v1, whole genome shotgun sequence genome and encodes:
- the LOC8275935 gene encoding cysteine desulfurase, mitochondrial — translated: MASKLLASTVRRAISKTTSSRHLSTSAAAAATVTSPYDNEEIVTVKGLKISARPLYLDMQATSPVDPRVLDAMLPYYLARYGNPHSRTHLYGWESDSAVETARSQVADLIGASPKEIVFTSGATESNNISIKGVMKFYKEKKRHVITTQTEHKCVLDSCRYLQQEGFEVTYLPVKNDGIVDLEKLRNAIRADTGLVSVMAVNNEIGVIQPMEEIGKICKEFKVPFHTDAAQALGKIPIDVDKWNVSLMSLSGHKIYGPKGIGALYMRRRPRIRVEPQMNGGGQERGIRSGTVPTPLVVGMGAACELAKKEMGYDDKRIRDLQERLLNGIKEKLDGVVVNGSVERRYAGNLNISFAYVEGESLLMGLKDVAVSSGSACTSASLEPSYVLRALGVDEDMAHTSIRFGIGRFTTEAEIDRAIELTVQQVEKLREMSPLYEMVKEGIDIKQIQWAQH